A single genomic interval of Orcinus orca chromosome 19, mOrcOrc1.1, whole genome shotgun sequence harbors:
- the PPP1R1B gene encoding protein phosphatase 1 regulatory subunit 1B isoform X3, with product MDPKDRKKIQFSVPAPPSQLDPRQVEMIRRRRPTPAMLFRLSEHSSPGGPLPCPLRASGEGHHLKSKRPNPCAYTPPSLKAVQRIAESHLQSISNLGENQASEEEDELGELRELGYPREEDEEEEDEEEEEDEDSQAEILKGGRGSAGQKTTFGQGLEGPWERPPPLDEPQRDGSSEDQVEDPALNEPGEEPQRPAHPEPGT from the exons ATGGACCCCAAGGACCGCAAGAAGATCCAGTTCTCCGTGCCCGCGCCCCCCAGCCAGCTCGACCCCCGCCAGGTGGAGATG ATCCGGCGCAGGAGACCAACCCCTGCCATGCTGTTCCGGCTCTCAGAGCACTCCTCGCCAGGTGGGCCCCTACCCTGCCCCCTA AGAGCCTCAGGAGAGGGGCACCACCTCAAGTCGAAGAGACCCAACCCCTGTGCCTACACACCCCCCTCGCTGAAAG CTGTGCAGCGCATTGCTGAGTCTCACCTGCAGTCCATCAGCAACCTGGGTGAGAACCAGGCCTCAGAGGAGGAGGATGAGCTGGGGGAGCTGCGGGAGCTGGGCTACCCAAgagaggaggacgaggaggaggaggacgaagaagaggaggaggacgaggacagCCAGGCTGAAATTCTGAAGGGCGGCAGGGGGTCTG CTGGGCAGAAGACTACTTTTGGTCAAGGTCTGGAGGGTCCCTGGGAGCGTCCGCCTCCTCTGGATGAGCCCCAGAGAGACGGAAGCTCTGAGGACCAAGTGGAAGATCCGGCATTAAATG AACCTGGGGAGGAGCCACAGCGCCCTGCTCACCCTGAACCTGGCACATAG
- the PPP1R1B gene encoding protein phosphatase 1 regulatory subunit 1B isoform X2, whose protein sequence is MDPKDRKKIQFSVPAPPSQLDPRQVEMIRRRRPTPAMLFRLSEHSSPEEEASPHQRASGEGHHLKSKRPNPCAYTPPSLKAVQRIAESHLQSISNLGENQASEEEDELGELRELGYPREEDEEEEDEEEEEDEDSQAEILKGGRGSAGQKTTFGQGLEGPWERPPPLDEPQRDGSSEDQVEDPALNEPGEEPQRPAHPEPGT, encoded by the exons ATGGACCCCAAGGACCGCAAGAAGATCCAGTTCTCCGTGCCCGCGCCCCCCAGCCAGCTCGACCCCCGCCAGGTGGAGATG ATCCGGCGCAGGAGACCAACCCCTGCCATGCTGTTCCGGCTCTCAGAGCACTCCTCGCCAG AGGAGGAGGCCTCACCCCACCAG AGAGCCTCAGGAGAGGGGCACCACCTCAAGTCGAAGAGACCCAACCCCTGTGCCTACACACCCCCCTCGCTGAAAG CTGTGCAGCGCATTGCTGAGTCTCACCTGCAGTCCATCAGCAACCTGGGTGAGAACCAGGCCTCAGAGGAGGAGGATGAGCTGGGGGAGCTGCGGGAGCTGGGCTACCCAAgagaggaggacgaggaggaggaggacgaagaagaggaggaggacgaggacagCCAGGCTGAAATTCTGAAGGGCGGCAGGGGGTCTG CTGGGCAGAAGACTACTTTTGGTCAAGGTCTGGAGGGTCCCTGGGAGCGTCCGCCTCCTCTGGATGAGCCCCAGAGAGACGGAAGCTCTGAGGACCAAGTGGAAGATCCGGCATTAAATG AACCTGGGGAGGAGCCACAGCGCCCTGCTCACCCTGAACCTGGCACATAG
- the PPP1R1B gene encoding protein phosphatase 1 regulatory subunit 1B isoform X1: MDPKDRKKIQFSVPAPPSQLDPRQVEMIRRRRPTPAMLFRLSEHSSPEEEASPHQQRASGEGHHLKSKRPNPCAYTPPSLKAVQRIAESHLQSISNLGENQASEEEDELGELRELGYPREEDEEEEDEEEEEDEDSQAEILKGGRGSAGQKTTFGQGLEGPWERPPPLDEPQRDGSSEDQVEDPALNEPGEEPQRPAHPEPGT; the protein is encoded by the exons ATGGACCCCAAGGACCGCAAGAAGATCCAGTTCTCCGTGCCCGCGCCCCCCAGCCAGCTCGACCCCCGCCAGGTGGAGATG ATCCGGCGCAGGAGACCAACCCCTGCCATGCTGTTCCGGCTCTCAGAGCACTCCTCGCCAG AGGAGGAGGCCTCACCCCACCAG CAGAGAGCCTCAGGAGAGGGGCACCACCTCAAGTCGAAGAGACCCAACCCCTGTGCCTACACACCCCCCTCGCTGAAAG CTGTGCAGCGCATTGCTGAGTCTCACCTGCAGTCCATCAGCAACCTGGGTGAGAACCAGGCCTCAGAGGAGGAGGATGAGCTGGGGGAGCTGCGGGAGCTGGGCTACCCAAgagaggaggacgaggaggaggaggacgaagaagaggaggaggacgaggacagCCAGGCTGAAATTCTGAAGGGCGGCAGGGGGTCTG CTGGGCAGAAGACTACTTTTGGTCAAGGTCTGGAGGGTCCCTGGGAGCGTCCGCCTCCTCTGGATGAGCCCCAGAGAGACGGAAGCTCTGAGGACCAAGTGGAAGATCCGGCATTAAATG AACCTGGGGAGGAGCCACAGCGCCCTGCTCACCCTGAACCTGGCACATAG